GAATCTGAATGTCGAAACCAATTATCAGGTCAGCCCCCAACGCCGCAGCGCTTTGCGCAAGCCTATTCACCATGCTCTGAGTCGCATGGACGATCGGACTGTCATACGTCTTCGCGCGCCCTCCCCAGAAATCCGTGAATCGGACCACGGCATCCCGCCAAGAAGCGATCCCGACGGTCTCGATCTGAATCAACGCCTGAAAATACCGATAGGTATGTCCGGGAATGACATCGACCGTAAGAATTTTCATTCGGGCCTATCGCTTTTCGGTATCAGACGGTGACGCCTCAGCCTTCTTCTGAGCATCCGCGTCAATACTGATCGTCAATGTGTTCATCGGCGCGGCCATCACTTCGCCATCAGTGGGCGGAGGTAGGACACGACCAGGTGAGGCTTTCCCCGCCACCCCAGAAGCCAGCGGCGCCGATACCGGTTCCGCGTTTTGCCCATTTCCCCCACGGAAGCCATCCAGAAAACGCCGCAACCATCCTTTGTCCGCATCGGGCTTGGCTCTAGGCGATTCGACCTTAGCCTCTATCACCCTCTGAGGAACGGG
This DNA window, taken from Nitrospira sp., encodes the following:
- a CDS encoding heavy metal-binding domain-containing protein translates to MKILTVDVIPGHTYRYFQALIQIETVGIASWRDAVVRFTDFWGGRAKTYDSPIVHATQSMVNRLAQSAAALGADLIIGFDIQIHQVTARYWGWGMAQIIMRGTPIQFMDRDTLGTILAGELSPFVASDQSPRHPPDGNSLGEAVGMDEMTVPSLDTARLGTRR